In the Leptospira sp. WS4.C2 genome, one interval contains:
- the dxs gene encoding 1-deoxy-D-xylulose-5-phosphate synthase translates to MPSYPYLDKIQFPEDLRKITEAELPEVCHDLREYIIDTLSDVGGHFASNLGVVELTVALHYVFQTPTDKIIWDVGHQTYPHKILTGRKKELPTVRKWQGLSGFPKREESEYDLYNTGHAGTSISQALGEACARDLLGKDYKVAAVIGDASIATGMALEAMNHGGHIKPNMLVILNDNYMSISKNVGSISNYLNRIISSQIYNKGKTAFYSFLKWIPLIGPALQALAHNMETSFKHFMMRPGGLFEDLGFTYFGPIDGHDVNRVVQMLQNLSKIQGPILLHVLTQKGKGYKPAEADPIKYHGVTPFNKESGKMASSDSNKIGLSKIVGKTLTDLTDKDKRIAVITPAMIEGSGLREYQEVYPSHTFDVGIAEQHSVAFAGAMTSGGAIPYMCIYSTFLTRAMDQLVEDVSLMNLPVRFVIDRAGIVGPDGETHQGLSDLGYLAGLPNMDIIVPSSAQDIIDSLHFMKDYTDHPIAIRFPKDSGDLRELKFESPLSVTKGRGRLVSEGEDLLILSVGFMLPIANSVAEILKKQGISVSVVDLFWLRPYDTDLVHGQIKKNKQFVILDESYIHAGASGFLLNEIPASLLGKFLKTFALPPEPIHHGERNQILDHYRLTAGQIANELAETLKK, encoded by the coding sequence ATGCCATCGTATCCTTATCTCGACAAAATCCAATTTCCGGAAGACCTTAGAAAGATAACAGAGGCAGAACTCCCCGAGGTCTGCCATGACCTTCGGGAATACATCATAGATACCCTCTCCGACGTGGGAGGGCACTTTGCTAGTAACCTAGGTGTTGTGGAACTTACTGTTGCCCTTCATTATGTGTTCCAAACACCCACTGACAAAATCATTTGGGATGTGGGCCACCAAACCTATCCTCATAAAATTCTCACAGGCCGTAAAAAAGAACTCCCCACCGTTCGGAAGTGGCAGGGCCTTTCTGGTTTTCCTAAACGCGAAGAATCAGAATACGATTTGTACAATACGGGCCATGCGGGAACTTCGATCTCACAAGCTTTGGGTGAGGCTTGTGCCCGAGACCTCCTTGGAAAAGACTATAAAGTTGCCGCTGTGATTGGAGACGCTTCCATCGCCACAGGAATGGCGCTCGAAGCCATGAACCATGGAGGCCATATCAAACCGAATATGTTAGTCATTTTGAATGATAACTATATGTCGATTTCGAAAAATGTGGGTTCCATTTCTAATTATCTCAATCGAATCATTTCTTCTCAAATCTATAACAAAGGTAAGACGGCATTTTATAGTTTTTTAAAATGGATTCCTCTGATTGGGCCCGCTTTACAAGCGCTAGCCCACAATATGGAAACTTCGTTTAAACATTTTATGATGCGCCCCGGTGGACTTTTTGAAGATTTAGGGTTCACTTATTTTGGACCTATTGATGGACACGATGTAAACCGCGTGGTTCAGATGTTACAAAATCTTTCTAAAATCCAAGGTCCCATTCTTTTGCATGTATTAACCCAAAAAGGGAAGGGATACAAACCCGCTGAAGCCGATCCTATCAAATACCATGGTGTGACACCGTTTAACAAAGAATCAGGAAAAATGGCTTCTTCCGATTCGAATAAAATCGGCCTTTCTAAAATTGTTGGAAAAACTCTGACCGATTTAACAGACAAAGACAAACGAATTGCAGTCATTACTCCTGCGATGATTGAAGGTTCGGGACTTCGCGAATACCAAGAGGTCTATCCGTCCCACACCTTTGATGTGGGGATTGCCGAACAACATTCTGTAGCCTTTGCTGGTGCGATGACCAGTGGCGGTGCGATACCGTATATGTGCATTTATTCCACATTTCTCACAAGGGCTATGGACCAACTCGTAGAAGATGTATCCCTTATGAATTTACCTGTTCGGTTTGTAATCGATAGAGCAGGGATTGTCGGTCCAGACGGGGAAACCCACCAAGGTCTTTCCGATCTTGGGTATTTGGCTGGCCTTCCGAATATGGACATCATTGTTCCGAGTTCTGCACAAGATATCATTGATAGCCTTCATTTTATGAAGGATTATACAGACCACCCGATAGCCATTCGATTTCCTAAAGACAGTGGCGACTTACGTGAGTTAAAGTTTGAATCACCTCTTTCTGTAACCAAGGGAAGAGGACGTCTTGTGAGTGAGGGCGAAGATTTACTGATTCTTTCGGTTGGATTTATGTTGCCGATTGCCAATTCAGTTGCAGAGATCCTTAAAAAACAAGGGATCAGCGTTTCCGTTGTGGATCTTTTTTGGTTACGTCCCTACGATACAGACCTGGTTCATGGGCAAATCAAAAAGAACAAACAGTTTGTGATTTTGGATGAAAGTTACATCCATGCTGGTGCCTCAGGTTTTCTTTTGAATGAAATTCCGGCAAGTCTCTTGGGTAAGTTCTTAAAAACCTTCGCATTGCCACCAGAACCCATCCACCATGGGGAAAGGAATCAAATTTTGGATCATTACCGACTCACCGCAGGTCAAATTGCGAATGAATTGGCAGAGACTCTGAAAAAATAA
- a CDS encoding CHASE2 domain-containing protein, translated as MSDKESKSLSILDYLSVTVATLGSLGVIISVVMTGWEYEFSFLIGGLLALLSSSYFVYKIIEKVSKDKQKSGAIWLSYVIAIFMYTLVNTFQPLKELEENSVSFRFQFLRGSNTKTESEGDTGRIEYIQFQPPAKARKDINIIGITTESLEKLQGTWPLPWSYYADIIETFKESNNILMFDIFFVDYKPGQTEEMATALQKNRNVLFDYPMEVSAESKEAVLNLEKRIDILRKFQLKNVIDENDGGISWVKFPQPPIEPISELSAGLGFANVKKDESGLNRKMPLVVKVYNSGRDRETEYFPSIDLLIVCKYYGIDVQRDVEVNMGHYIKLSNIPKKIIREFNIKERKFEERDVMQVPNEKREVVIPIDWEGQMEINFVGGRYSFKQNEIFEVTNDWDAELLEANQISNKIFLVAMYYATGRGASKDSHLSPFGDMSGIEHHAHAVNTILNQDFLATVPNWGIFLIYVGLGVMIGFLQPRMKTHIGFVIMLTQLLLYVVASLYIFQTFNLITVLPSVMIEQIVVFVAIIGFRILTEEENVKYIRQTFSKFVSKDVVDELLKHPDNLALGGSKREITIFFSDVRGFTTISEQLGPEDLVKLLNEYLSAMTDIIIEYKGTIDKYMGDAIMAFWGAPVPLEDHAYYACVAALVQLDYLKVLQQKWAERNVPVIDIGCGLNSGPAVVGNMGSSHRMEYTCMGDTINLGSRLEGSNKMYTTNVIISEYTYEKVKDRVVTRELDLVRVKGKTQPVRIYELLGITNPEDMEKMKRPLQKAAT; from the coding sequence CTGTCGTAATGACAGGGTGGGAATACGAATTTTCCTTCCTCATCGGTGGACTACTCGCGCTCCTTTCTTCTTCCTATTTTGTCTATAAGATCATCGAAAAAGTATCCAAAGACAAACAAAAGTCAGGTGCCATTTGGTTATCTTATGTAATCGCGATTTTTATGTATACTTTGGTAAACACCTTCCAACCTCTGAAAGAGTTAGAAGAAAACTCTGTATCCTTCCGATTCCAATTTTTACGAGGTTCCAATACAAAAACAGAAAGTGAAGGAGACACTGGTAGAATTGAATACATTCAGTTCCAACCTCCTGCCAAAGCTCGTAAGGATATCAATATCATTGGTATCACAACAGAATCTCTTGAAAAACTACAAGGAACTTGGCCCTTACCTTGGAGTTATTATGCCGACATCATTGAAACATTTAAAGAATCAAACAACATTCTCATGTTCGATATTTTCTTTGTTGATTACAAACCCGGTCAAACGGAAGAGATGGCCACAGCTCTTCAAAAGAACCGGAATGTCCTCTTTGACTACCCTATGGAAGTCAGTGCCGAGTCCAAAGAGGCAGTTCTCAATTTAGAGAAACGAATCGATATCCTTCGAAAATTCCAACTCAAGAACGTTATTGATGAAAATGATGGCGGGATCTCTTGGGTTAAATTTCCGCAACCACCGATTGAACCTATTTCTGAATTGTCAGCTGGTCTTGGTTTTGCGAACGTAAAAAAAGATGAATCTGGTTTGAATCGTAAGATGCCACTCGTGGTAAAGGTTTATAACTCAGGTAGGGACAGAGAAACAGAATATTTCCCTTCCATCGACTTACTCATTGTTTGTAAATACTACGGTATTGATGTACAAAGGGATGTGGAAGTCAATATGGGACATTATATCAAGTTGTCCAACATCCCTAAAAAAATCATTCGAGAGTTCAACATCAAAGAACGTAAGTTTGAAGAAAGAGATGTGATGCAAGTTCCAAATGAGAAGAGGGAAGTGGTGATCCCTATTGACTGGGAAGGGCAGATGGAAATCAACTTTGTAGGAGGAAGATATTCTTTCAAACAAAATGAAATTTTCGAAGTCACCAATGATTGGGATGCTGAGTTACTCGAAGCGAACCAAATTAGTAATAAAATTTTCCTTGTCGCTATGTACTATGCAACTGGTCGCGGGGCATCGAAAGACTCCCACTTATCTCCGTTTGGCGATATGTCTGGAATCGAACACCACGCCCATGCAGTGAACACAATCTTAAACCAAGACTTTTTGGCCACAGTGCCAAATTGGGGAATTTTTCTCATTTATGTGGGGCTTGGTGTGATGATTGGATTTTTGCAACCACGGATGAAAACACATATTGGTTTTGTCATCATGTTGACTCAGCTTTTACTTTATGTTGTGGCATCCCTTTATATCTTCCAAACTTTCAATCTGATTACCGTCCTCCCATCGGTTATGATAGAACAGATTGTGGTCTTTGTTGCCATCATCGGGTTTAGAATTTTAACAGAAGAAGAGAACGTAAAATACATTCGCCAAACTTTTTCCAAATTCGTATCGAAGGACGTTGTGGATGAACTTCTCAAACATCCAGACAATTTAGCTCTGGGTGGATCCAAACGAGAGATCACCATTTTCTTTTCCGACGTTCGAGGATTTACTACCATCTCCGAACAGTTAGGTCCGGAAGATTTGGTGAAGTTACTGAACGAATACCTCTCTGCTATGACGGACATCATCATTGAATACAAAGGAACCATTGATAAGTACATGGGAGATGCGATCATGGCATTTTGGGGAGCACCAGTTCCTTTGGAAGACCATGCCTACTATGCTTGTGTAGCGGCTCTTGTGCAGTTGGACTATTTAAAAGTCCTGCAACAGAAATGGGCAGAACGAAATGTTCCCGTGATCGATATTGGTTGCGGACTCAACTCAGGGCCTGCCGTTGTCGGGAACATGGGTTCGTCCCACAGGATGGAATATACCTGTATGGGCGACACAATCAACTTAGGATCCCGATTAGAAGGGTCCAATAAAATGTACACCACAAATGTGATTATCTCTGAGTATACTTACGAAAAAGTGAAGGACCGAGTGGTCACTCGGGAACTTGATTTAGTGAGAGTAAAAGGAAAAACCCAGCCTGTTCGGATTTACGAATTGCTTGGAATCACAAACCCAGAAGATATGGAGAAAATGAAGCGGCCTCTCCAGAAGGCGGCAACATGA